In a single window of the Nitrospira defluvii genome:
- the lon gene encoding endopeptidase La, with amino-acid sequence MAESVEQDFSNNQNLEPPDQLPLLPVRDIVVFPYMVLPLFVGRDMSIKAIEAALAGNRMLFLATQKSLDVENPQPEDIHQVGTVGIIMRMLKLPDERIKILVQGLAKGRIEQYIQSDPYYSVRIEKLVETKQPGSTLETEAVMRTVKEQIEKIVSLGKVLIPDVMVVIENLEDPGRLADMVASNLGLKVDITQTVLEIVDPIQRLRQISEILAKEIDVLSMQQKIQAQAKGEMDKTQREYFLREQLKAIQKELGELDERAEEVAEFRKRIKDAKMPEKVLKETEKQLKRLEKMHPDTAESATVRTYLEWMVELPWNKKSKDNLDLKAAMKVLNEDHYDLEKVKERIIEYLAVRKLKEKMKGPILCFVGPPGVGKTSLGKSIARALGREFVRISLGGVRDEAEIRGHRRTYVGALPGRIIQGMKQAGTNNPVFMLDEVDKVGMDFRGDPSAALLEVLDPEQNSTFTDHYLGVPFDLTEVMFVTTANLMDPILPALRDRMEVIDIPGYTEEEKLGIAHKYLIPRQMNEHGITEKHIRVSEKAIRHVITHYTREAGVRNLEREIANLMRKVAKKVAEGKAECHAIDHTNLNKFLGVAKFVPEAELEKDEIGVATGLAWTESGGDVLYIEATVMKGKGQLTLTGHLGDVMKESAQAALSYVRSREKTLGISPDQFAKNDIHIHVPAGATPKDGPSAGITMATAIASALAQVPVRRDLAMTGEITLRGRVLPIGGLKEKILAAKRARLSTVVLPKRNKKDLDEIPKHILKGIELIFVDTVDDVIQAALRRGPSRKTGAATPKTPAKKAVKANGSARATGPTRRRLQRPAVSSSLAL; translated from the coding sequence ATGGCTGAATCAGTAGAACAAGACTTTTCGAACAACCAGAACCTCGAACCGCCGGACCAGCTGCCCCTGCTGCCGGTGCGAGATATCGTCGTCTTCCCCTACATGGTGCTGCCCCTGTTCGTCGGCCGGGACATGTCGATCAAGGCGATCGAAGCGGCGCTCGCCGGCAACCGGATGCTCTTCCTCGCCACACAGAAATCACTGGATGTAGAGAACCCGCAGCCGGAGGACATTCACCAGGTCGGCACCGTGGGCATCATCATGCGGATGCTCAAGCTCCCGGACGAACGAATCAAGATTCTGGTGCAAGGCCTCGCGAAGGGCCGGATCGAGCAATACATCCAGAGCGACCCCTATTATTCCGTCCGCATCGAGAAACTCGTCGAGACGAAACAACCGGGCTCCACGCTCGAGACCGAGGCGGTCATGCGCACCGTCAAAGAACAGATCGAAAAGATCGTGAGCCTCGGCAAAGTACTCATTCCCGATGTAATGGTCGTGATTGAAAATCTGGAGGACCCGGGTCGCCTCGCCGACATGGTCGCCTCGAACCTGGGATTGAAAGTCGACATTACCCAGACGGTCCTCGAAATCGTCGATCCGATTCAACGCCTCCGCCAGATCAGTGAAATTCTCGCGAAGGAAATCGACGTCCTCTCGATGCAGCAGAAGATCCAAGCCCAGGCCAAAGGCGAGATGGACAAGACTCAGCGCGAATATTTCCTGCGCGAGCAGTTAAAGGCCATTCAGAAGGAACTCGGTGAATTGGACGAACGGGCGGAAGAAGTCGCGGAATTCCGCAAGCGGATCAAAGACGCCAAGATGCCCGAGAAGGTCCTGAAGGAAACCGAGAAACAACTGAAGCGGCTGGAGAAGATGCACCCGGATACGGCCGAATCGGCCACCGTTCGTACCTACCTGGAATGGATGGTTGAGCTGCCCTGGAACAAGAAATCAAAGGACAATCTCGACCTGAAAGCGGCAATGAAGGTGCTCAACGAGGATCATTACGATCTGGAAAAGGTCAAAGAACGCATCATCGAATACCTCGCCGTGCGCAAGCTAAAAGAGAAGATGAAGGGTCCGATTCTCTGTTTCGTCGGCCCGCCGGGCGTCGGCAAGACGTCGCTGGGAAAATCCATCGCGCGCGCGTTGGGCCGGGAGTTCGTCCGGATCAGCCTGGGCGGCGTACGGGACGAGGCGGAAATCCGCGGCCATCGGCGGACTTATGTCGGCGCGTTGCCGGGACGGATCATTCAGGGGATGAAACAAGCGGGCACGAACAACCCGGTCTTCATGCTCGACGAAGTCGATAAGGTGGGCATGGACTTTCGAGGCGACCCCTCGGCCGCACTCTTGGAAGTCTTAGACCCTGAACAGAACAGCACCTTCACCGATCACTATCTCGGGGTGCCCTTCGATTTGACCGAAGTCATGTTCGTCACGACGGCGAATCTGATGGATCCGATCCTTCCCGCCCTGCGGGATCGCATGGAGGTCATCGATATCCCCGGCTACACGGAGGAAGAAAAGCTTGGCATCGCGCACAAGTATCTGATCCCGCGCCAGATGAACGAACACGGTATCACGGAGAAACATATTCGTGTCTCAGAGAAGGCAATACGCCACGTCATCACGCACTACACGCGTGAAGCCGGTGTCCGTAATCTCGAACGTGAGATTGCCAACCTCATGCGCAAGGTCGCCAAAAAAGTCGCAGAGGGCAAAGCCGAGTGCCATGCGATCGACCACACCAACCTGAACAAGTTCCTGGGTGTGGCGAAATTCGTCCCCGAGGCGGAGCTGGAAAAGGACGAAATCGGTGTCGCGACCGGCCTCGCCTGGACCGAGAGCGGCGGCGATGTGTTGTATATCGAAGCCACCGTCATGAAGGGGAAGGGCCAACTCACGCTCACGGGCCATCTCGGCGACGTCATGAAGGAATCGGCCCAGGCAGCCTTGAGCTACGTGCGGTCACGAGAGAAAACCCTCGGGATCAGCCCCGATCAGTTCGCGAAGAACGATATTCACATCCACGTGCCGGCCGGAGCGACGCCGAAAGACGGCCCTTCCGCAGGCATTACGATGGCCACGGCGATCGCCTCCGCGTTGGCGCAAGTGCCGGTGCGCCGAGATCTTGCGATGACCGGCGAAATCACCTTACGCGGTCGAGTCCTCCCGATCGGCGGGCTCAAAGAAAAAATCCTTGCAGCCAAGCGGGCGAGACTCTCGACGGTCGTGCTGCCGAAACGCAACAAGAAAGATCTGGACGAGATCCCCAAACACATCCTCAAGGGCATTGAGTTGATCTTCGTGGACACCGTGGATGACGTGATCCAAGCCGCCTTGCGGCGAGGCCCATCGCGAAAGACGGGCGCGGCGACGCCCAAGACTCCCGCGAAAAAAGCGGTGAAGGCCAATGGATCGGCGCGAGCAACCGGCCCAACCCGCCGGCGCTTACAGCGCCCGGCGGTGTCCTCGTCACTAGCCCTGTAG
- the galU gene encoding UTP--glucose-1-phosphate uridylyltransferase GalU, whose product MIRTDVRKAIIPAAGLGTRFLPATKASPKEMLPLVDKPLIQYVVEEAVASGIEDIIVITGRGKRAIEDHFDRSLELEENLKGSGKGQVLNQMRHISNLANFCYVRQPEAMGLGHAVLCAQHLIGDEPFAVILGDEIIDAAVPGLAQLIHIYKQRKGAVLGVQEVPQQEVSRYGIISARKVRNGLHRVDDLVEKPAPADAPSNLAVIGRYVLPPEIFPILRKTPPGKNGEIQLTDALRQLVKNTSMFAHEVEGQRHDAGDKLGFLIATVELALKNPSLGPAFGEFLQQRLRPAATEVRRRGQGRTRTTTS is encoded by the coding sequence ATGATCAGAACCGATGTACGTAAAGCTATTATTCCCGCAGCCGGACTGGGCACACGCTTTCTCCCCGCTACCAAGGCTTCTCCCAAAGAGATGCTTCCGCTAGTCGACAAACCGCTGATTCAATACGTCGTCGAGGAAGCGGTCGCCTCGGGCATCGAAGACATCATCGTCATCACCGGACGAGGCAAACGCGCGATCGAAGACCACTTCGACCGTTCCCTCGAACTGGAAGAGAATTTGAAGGGCAGCGGCAAGGGCCAAGTGCTGAATCAAATGCGGCACATTTCCAATCTGGCCAACTTTTGTTATGTCCGGCAACCGGAAGCCATGGGACTCGGCCATGCCGTGCTCTGTGCGCAACATTTGATCGGCGACGAACCGTTCGCCGTCATCCTCGGTGACGAAATCATCGATGCGGCCGTTCCCGGGCTCGCCCAATTGATCCATATCTACAAGCAACGCAAAGGCGCGGTCTTGGGCGTGCAGGAGGTACCACAGCAAGAAGTCAGCCGGTACGGTATCATCTCCGCGCGCAAGGTACGCAATGGCCTCCACCGTGTCGACGATCTGGTGGAAAAACCTGCTCCCGCCGACGCACCGTCGAATCTCGCGGTCATTGGACGCTATGTCCTGCCCCCGGAAATTTTCCCGATCCTCCGCAAGACCCCGCCGGGCAAGAACGGAGAGATTCAGCTGACGGATGCCCTGCGCCAGCTCGTCAAAAATACCTCCATGTTCGCTCACGAGGTCGAGGGGCAGCGGCATGATGCGGGCGACAAGCTCGGCTTTCTCATCGCCACCGTGGAATTGGCGCTCAAGAACCCGTCCCTGGGACCTGCGTTCGGCGAGTTCCTGCAACAGCGACTCCGCCCGGCAGCCACAGAGGTGCGTCGTCGAGGCCAAGGTCGAACACGCACCACCACTTCCTAG
- the thiL gene encoding thiamine-phosphate kinase, whose translation MPSGGSRRARPVRSEFGLIRRLQARAAKPDRQVALGIGDDTAVIKTSSTEWTLITTDLLAEGVHFDLATSSYEDIGYRAAIANLSDIAAMGGTPRFMLVSIAIPSTCSTTEIHQLYRGMMQASAPYRVCLVGGDTSASKHGLFLSITLTGVVRPGRALLRSGAKVGDRLYVTGTLGDSRAGLDLLSSRRRRTLPAAHARFLLARHHRPSARIAEGQWLVKQGLAGAAIDLSDGLTGDLRHICEDSDVGAEILGGSLPISAACQAYAAAYRLSPQEIALQGGEDYELLFTVPAGQQARFERLVKKTPFHCTCIGTITPKRSGLRLRTEQGTTSPLPLTSYEHFRRPS comes from the coding sequence ATGCCATCAGGCGGATCCCGCCGGGCTCGCCCGGTACGCAGCGAGTTCGGCCTGATTCGTCGCTTGCAAGCCCGGGCAGCAAAACCCGACCGGCAAGTGGCCCTCGGCATCGGCGACGACACCGCCGTCATCAAGACCTCCTCGACCGAGTGGACCCTCATCACCACGGACCTGCTGGCCGAAGGGGTACACTTCGACCTCGCCACCTCGTCTTATGAGGACATCGGCTACCGAGCGGCGATCGCCAACCTCAGCGACATCGCCGCCATGGGCGGTACACCCCGGTTCATGCTGGTCTCCATCGCCATTCCGTCAACCTGCTCGACGACGGAGATTCATCAACTCTACCGCGGCATGATGCAGGCCTCCGCCCCCTATCGAGTCTGCCTCGTCGGCGGCGACACCTCGGCCTCCAAGCACGGACTCTTTCTCAGCATCACCCTGACCGGCGTGGTGCGCCCCGGTCGCGCCCTGCTGCGTAGCGGCGCCAAAGTCGGGGATCGACTCTATGTGACCGGGACCCTGGGCGACTCCCGCGCCGGACTGGACCTCCTGAGTTCCCGCCGACGCCGAACGCTTCCTGCCGCACACGCGCGGTTTCTCCTCGCCCGCCACCATCGCCCTTCTGCCCGTATCGCCGAAGGCCAGTGGCTGGTCAAGCAAGGGCTCGCCGGGGCAGCCATCGACCTCTCCGATGGCCTCACCGGAGATCTGCGTCACATCTGCGAAGACAGCGACGTCGGGGCGGAGATCCTTGGCGGCTCGCTCCCGATCTCCGCGGCCTGCCAAGCTTATGCGGCAGCCTACCGCCTATCCCCACAGGAGATTGCCCTGCAAGGAGGCGAGGACTATGAATTGCTGTTTACCGTACCGGCCGGCCAACAAGCCCGCTTTGAGCGGCTGGTAAAAAAGACCCCGTTTCACTGTACCTGTATCGGCACGATCACCCCGAAACGGTCCGGCCTGCGCTTGCGAACGGAACAGGGCACCACCAGTCCCCTGCCGCTGACCAGCTACGAACATTTTCGAAGACCGTCGTAA
- the bamA gene encoding outer membrane protein assembly factor BamA, translated as MTKSGGRRWLSVLILALVALHAIGLGELLYAQDGVPLVTSVTIRGQKRIELQAIEGRLTLKANDRFTAEALREQVKILYGTGYFEDVQVETESAAGGVSVGFIVREKPFITEIVFDGNEELSDDKLKEKITIKSQTFLDQQQAKESAEKVRLAYQEDGYYNCQVIPVIQTVDEDRKRLTYFIKEGTKAKVRQIHFDGMRAVTKEEVFKVTATREWIPWYGLITQLKIPSLLSDAGVLKREELGNDIERIREVYLNKGYLNVQISQPTLELSEDKKWFEINYSVVEGEPFTVQEVGFRGNTVFEDHELREGLGIRPGEIFQRAKIRGEITRITDLYGAKGYVFADVVPNVTPNNAAHTATITLNVKEGEMMRIREIHVTGNDKTRDNVVRRELRLDEQDVIDTLALKRSFQRLNNLNFFETVEILPQQVDVDKVDLNVKVKEKPTGQFSIGGGFSTLDKLVAIADITEGNLGGNGWLGRIRGQLGQQRSLGLITFRNPYVNDSYNALQLDVYRSMTNYISYFESKSGASVTWSRWLSEYVNGSVSLFGEQLKYSDPQEGLCPDLIPLICGQLGTQSSTGFRTSIFRDTRDYYLDPRTGWRFSLGVDYGTPALGGSNHFFKYYADVIKYTPLVYDTRFSVHVRYGSTEGIGGRPIPLTERFFVGGINTMRGFVFGRAGPVTPNGSLLGSAKELIFNNDFIFTISSEAKLNGVFFFDYGNGFDDNEPVRFDKLRSAAGFEARWISPFGPLRAAYGINLDPRPTERMGVFEFTIGSLF; from the coding sequence GTGACCAAGTCGGGAGGCAGGCGGTGGCTGTCGGTTCTCATCCTGGCGCTCGTGGCGCTCCACGCGATCGGTCTCGGCGAATTGTTGTACGCGCAGGACGGCGTGCCGCTGGTGACCTCGGTCACGATTCGTGGACAGAAACGCATTGAACTGCAGGCGATCGAGGGCCGTCTCACGCTCAAGGCCAACGATCGCTTCACCGCCGAGGCGCTTCGGGAACAGGTCAAAATCCTCTACGGAACCGGTTACTTCGAAGACGTGCAGGTAGAGACGGAGTCGGCGGCAGGCGGGGTGTCCGTCGGGTTCATTGTACGGGAGAAACCGTTCATCACCGAGATCGTGTTCGACGGCAACGAAGAGCTGAGCGACGATAAGCTCAAGGAAAAGATTACGATTAAGAGCCAGACGTTTCTCGATCAGCAACAGGCCAAGGAGAGTGCTGAGAAGGTTCGGCTTGCCTATCAAGAAGACGGCTACTACAACTGCCAGGTGATCCCCGTGATTCAGACGGTGGATGAAGACCGGAAGCGCTTGACCTATTTCATCAAAGAAGGGACCAAGGCCAAAGTCCGGCAGATCCACTTCGACGGCATGCGGGCAGTGACCAAGGAGGAAGTCTTTAAAGTGACGGCCACCCGGGAGTGGATCCCTTGGTACGGGCTCATCACACAGTTGAAGATTCCCTCGCTGCTCTCCGATGCCGGCGTGTTGAAGCGCGAAGAACTGGGAAACGATATCGAGCGCATCCGCGAAGTGTATCTGAACAAAGGCTATCTCAATGTGCAGATCAGCCAGCCGACGTTGGAATTGAGTGAGGACAAGAAGTGGTTCGAAATCAACTACTCGGTTGTCGAGGGCGAGCCCTTCACGGTGCAGGAGGTCGGCTTTCGCGGAAATACGGTCTTCGAAGACCATGAACTGCGGGAAGGTCTGGGGATCCGTCCCGGCGAAATCTTCCAACGGGCGAAGATCCGGGGCGAAATCACCCGCATTACCGACCTCTACGGTGCGAAGGGCTACGTGTTTGCCGATGTCGTCCCGAACGTGACGCCGAACAACGCCGCCCATACCGCTACCATCACCCTCAACGTGAAAGAGGGCGAGATGATGCGGATCCGGGAGATTCACGTCACCGGCAACGATAAGACGCGGGACAACGTCGTGCGCCGGGAATTGCGTTTGGATGAACAGGACGTCATCGATACGCTGGCGTTGAAACGCAGTTTTCAACGGTTGAACAATCTCAATTTCTTTGAGACCGTGGAAATTCTGCCGCAACAGGTCGATGTCGATAAGGTCGATCTCAACGTGAAGGTGAAGGAGAAACCGACCGGCCAGTTCAGCATCGGCGGTGGATTCAGCACCCTGGATAAACTGGTGGCGATTGCGGATATTACGGAAGGTAACCTGGGCGGAAACGGCTGGTTAGGCCGGATTCGCGGACAGTTGGGCCAACAGCGCTCCTTAGGTCTCATCACGTTCCGCAATCCCTACGTGAACGATTCCTACAATGCGCTCCAACTCGATGTGTACCGCTCGATGACCAACTACATTTCGTACTTCGAGTCCAAGTCCGGTGCGAGTGTGACGTGGAGCCGGTGGTTGTCGGAGTATGTGAACGGGAGTGTCAGTCTGTTTGGCGAGCAGCTCAAGTACAGTGATCCGCAAGAAGGGTTGTGTCCGGATCTGATCCCGCTCATTTGCGGTCAGCTCGGGACGCAATCGTCGACGGGCTTTCGTACCTCGATTTTTCGCGACACGCGTGACTATTATCTGGATCCGCGCACCGGCTGGCGATTCAGTCTCGGGGTCGACTACGGAACGCCCGCGCTGGGCGGCAGCAATCACTTTTTTAAGTATTATGCGGACGTGATCAAGTATACGCCGTTGGTGTACGACACGCGGTTTTCGGTGCACGTTCGATACGGCTCGACAGAGGGGATCGGGGGCCGGCCCATTCCCCTCACCGAGCGGTTCTTCGTCGGTGGTATCAACACCATGCGTGGGTTCGTGTTCGGACGGGCGGGTCCTGTGACGCCGAACGGATCCCTCTTGGGTTCCGCGAAGGAGCTCATCTTCAACAACGACTTTATCTTTACCATTTCGTCGGAAGCGAAGTTGAACGGTGTGTTCTTCTTCGATTATGGAAATGGGTTCGACGACAATGAGCCGGTGCGGTTCGACAAGTTGCGCAGCGCGGCCGGATTTGAGGCCAGGTGGATCTCTCCGTTCGGTCCGTTGCGGGCCGCATACGGCATCAATCTCGATCCACGCCCGACCGAACGGATGGGGGTCTTCGAGTTCACCATCGGATCACTGTTCTAA
- a CDS encoding DUF2062 domain-containing protein produces the protein MANLRSLFRQILHLDESPHRTALAFAIGVFIGFSPAYGLHMVMVGFCAWAFGWNVVALLAGAFLNNPWTLIPILGATYWTGAVLLGVRDFPSFDWSDLSFMGIYHQVAPYAWPFALGGMVLSIAGALLAYPIAYFVLTKYRRSHADDCAPHLPPSSGLG, from the coding sequence ATGGCCAACCTACGCTCGCTATTTCGCCAAATTCTCCATCTCGATGAATCGCCGCATCGGACGGCGCTGGCCTTCGCGATCGGCGTCTTCATCGGTTTTTCACCGGCCTATGGCCTGCATATGGTCATGGTGGGATTCTGCGCTTGGGCGTTCGGGTGGAACGTGGTGGCGCTGCTCGCTGGAGCTTTTCTCAACAACCCCTGGACCCTCATTCCCATTCTCGGCGCCACCTACTGGACCGGCGCGGTCCTCCTCGGAGTGCGGGACTTTCCCTCATTCGATTGGAGCGATCTCTCGTTCATGGGCATCTATCATCAGGTCGCCCCCTATGCTTGGCCGTTTGCGCTGGGCGGGATGGTGCTGAGCATCGCCGGCGCCCTGCTGGCCTATCCCATCGCCTATTTCGTGCTCACCAAGTATCGACGAAGCCACGCGGACGACTGCGCCCCGCATTTGCCCCCGTCATCCGGCCTGGGCTAA
- a CDS encoding LpxI family protein, with protein MGEQVHADRTAPQGGRIGLIAGNGRFPIIFADNARRLGYEVCAVAHEGETDPELAQHVDRIHWIKIGQFGKLIDALKSDGVQQAVMLGGVKKTHVFSTVRPDFRALALAAKLIHLKDDDILRRVAEEIEQEGIRICESTFGLQGILVETGTLTRREPSKKEWADIQYGWDVGKQIGALDIGQCVVVKDGVIVAVEAVEGTDGAIRRGGELAHGGAVVVKRCKPQQDLRFDLPAVGPRTIEVMESVKASVLALEAGRGILLDRDDTIAKANRAGIAIVGMT; from the coding sequence GTGGGCGAGCAGGTGCATGCAGACAGGACGGCTCCCCAGGGTGGGCGGATCGGGCTCATCGCCGGCAACGGCCGGTTTCCGATCATCTTCGCCGACAACGCCAGACGGCTCGGGTACGAGGTCTGTGCGGTGGCGCATGAAGGGGAGACCGACCCGGAACTGGCGCAGCATGTCGATCGCATTCACTGGATCAAAATCGGGCAGTTCGGCAAACTGATCGACGCCCTCAAAAGTGACGGCGTGCAACAGGCCGTTATGCTGGGGGGAGTGAAGAAGACCCATGTCTTCTCGACGGTGCGTCCCGACTTTCGTGCCCTGGCCTTGGCGGCCAAGCTGATTCATCTGAAGGACGACGATATCTTGCGCCGGGTCGCGGAGGAGATCGAGCAGGAGGGCATCCGGATCTGCGAGTCGACGTTCGGACTGCAAGGGATTCTCGTCGAGACGGGCACGTTGACGCGACGTGAACCCAGCAAGAAGGAATGGGCCGACATTCAGTATGGCTGGGATGTGGGAAAGCAGATTGGTGCGCTGGATATCGGCCAATGCGTGGTGGTGAAGGACGGCGTCATCGTCGCGGTGGAGGCGGTGGAGGGCACCGATGGGGCGATCCGCCGGGGCGGGGAATTGGCGCACGGCGGTGCGGTGGTCGTCAAGCGGTGTAAACCTCAGCAGGACCTCCGGTTCGATCTTCCCGCCGTCGGCCCGCGGACGATCGAAGTGATGGAAAGCGTGAAGGCCTCCGTCCTGGCATTGGAAGCCGGACGCGGAATTCTTCTGGACCGCGACGACACGATCGCGAAGGCGAACCGCGCCGGGATCGCCATCGTTGGAATGACATGA
- a CDS encoding OmpH family outer membrane protein, which produces MNGRNWIVAVVAQVVLVWGVHSAQAADRIKVAMMDQQQVIERSVAGKRALEELKSYSTTRQKIIDSDDQELKELEKGIQDTTLSEEARKEKQEHFRVKLEAYQRRIQDFNREVQEKQRSMVAEYAQKIQAAASAVAQKEGYTAVIDRGSETTVKIVVYSHPSIDLTEQIIKEFDRQNK; this is translated from the coding sequence ATGAACGGACGTAATTGGATCGTGGCCGTGGTCGCGCAGGTGGTGCTGGTCTGGGGTGTGCACTCGGCTCAGGCTGCAGATCGTATCAAAGTTGCGATGATGGATCAGCAACAGGTCATCGAGCGCAGTGTGGCCGGCAAGCGCGCGCTGGAGGAACTCAAGAGTTATTCCACGACACGCCAGAAGATTATCGATTCCGACGACCAGGAATTGAAGGAGCTGGAAAAAGGCATTCAGGATACGACCCTCTCCGAAGAGGCCCGCAAGGAAAAGCAGGAGCATTTCCGGGTCAAGCTGGAGGCGTATCAACGCCGGATTCAGGACTTCAACCGTGAAGTGCAGGAAAAACAGCGGTCGATGGTCGCGGAGTACGCCCAGAAAATTCAGGCCGCCGCCTCGGCGGTGGCGCAAAAGGAAGGGTATACGGCCGTGATCGACAGGGGGAGTGAGACGACCGTCAAGATCGTGGTGTACAGTCACCCGTCGATCGATCTCACGGAACAGATCATCAAGGAATTCGATCGGCAGAACAAGTAG
- a CDS encoding OmpH family outer membrane protein, which produces MGGSHNRSGTRGAMQAGLCVALLAMALVVGGCRSGQSAGPASTRVGVVDPQRILGETNAGKRAKDMLASFAKNRQALIELEEKELRRMEEDFVKQGSVLSANAKREREEQFRRRMAEYQQKVTDLNREVQDKQKEVLDGFRDKIEALSGKVAKRLELQAIFDRGRGGPTIYADEAVDVSVQVIEEFNKTYP; this is translated from the coding sequence ATGGGAGGATCACACAACCGATCGGGGACGCGCGGCGCCATGCAGGCCGGATTGTGTGTGGCGCTGCTGGCGATGGCACTCGTGGTCGGGGGGTGCCGTTCAGGTCAATCGGCCGGGCCGGCGTCGACGCGGGTCGGTGTGGTGGATCCCCAGCGTATCCTGGGCGAGACCAACGCCGGGAAACGAGCCAAGGACATGTTGGCCTCGTTTGCCAAAAATCGGCAGGCCCTGATCGAGCTGGAAGAAAAAGAGTTGCGGCGGATGGAAGAAGACTTCGTGAAACAGGGCAGCGTGCTGAGCGCGAACGCCAAGCGTGAACGGGAGGAGCAGTTCCGGCGCCGGATGGCCGAGTATCAGCAAAAAGTGACCGACCTGAATCGCGAAGTGCAGGACAAGCAAAAGGAAGTGTTGGACGGGTTCCGGGACAAGATCGAAGCGCTCTCGGGGAAAGTGGCGAAGCGGCTTGAACTGCAGGCCATTTTCGATCGTGGACGGGGCGGGCCGACGATCTACGCCGATGAGGCCGTGGATGTATCGGTGCAGGTGATCGAAGAATTCAATAAAACGTATCCATGA
- the lpxA gene encoding acyl-ACP--UDP-N-acetylglucosamine O-acyltransferase, with product MKIHPTAVIHPKAVLADDVEVGAYSVVGEHVTIGAGTRVLSHVAIDGWTDIGERCELHPFVSVGGPPQHMQYKGEPTKVVIGHDNILREYVTVNRATVQGGGVTSVGNANFLMAYVHVAHDCHLGNHLILANAASLAGHITIGDHAIIGGLSGIHQFVRIGAYAMVGGCCALGQDLPPFMRAAGGYRARMYGLNSIGLRRHGFSAERIAALKHAYELLFRSGHRVSEAVKLAREQFSASQDVLQVAEFMQGSKRGICRSVGKGQEDEEE from the coding sequence GTGAAGATTCATCCGACCGCGGTGATCCATCCGAAAGCGGTGCTCGCAGATGATGTAGAAGTCGGGGCCTACTCCGTCGTCGGAGAACACGTCACAATCGGCGCCGGCACGCGAGTCCTGTCGCATGTGGCGATCGACGGCTGGACCGACATCGGGGAACGATGCGAGTTGCATCCGTTCGTCTCCGTGGGAGGGCCGCCGCAGCATATGCAGTATAAGGGCGAGCCGACCAAAGTCGTGATCGGTCACGACAATATCCTGCGCGAGTATGTGACGGTCAATCGGGCGACCGTGCAGGGCGGCGGCGTGACCTCCGTGGGAAACGCGAATTTTCTTATGGCGTACGTTCATGTCGCCCACGATTGCCATTTGGGTAATCATTTGATTCTGGCGAATGCCGCCAGTCTGGCCGGCCATATCACGATCGGCGATCATGCCATCATCGGCGGGCTCTCGGGCATTCACCAATTCGTGCGAATCGGCGCCTATGCCATGGTCGGAGGCTGTTGCGCGCTCGGGCAGGATCTCCCGCCGTTCATGCGTGCGGCCGGAGGGTACCGGGCCCGCATGTACGGTTTGAACTCCATCGGCCTGCGCCGGCATGGCTTCTCCGCCGAACGTATTGCGGCGTTGAAGCATGCGTACGAGTTGCTGTTCCGGTCGGGACATCGTGTCTCGGAGGCCGTCAAGCTGGCGCGTGAACAGTTCAGTGCGAGTCAGGACGTGCTCCAGGTCGCCGAGTTCATGCAAGGCAGCAAGCGCGGCATTTGTCGGTCGGTCGGAAAAGGTCAGGAAGACGAAGAGGAATAG
- the fabZ gene encoding 3-hydroxyacyl-ACP dehydratase FabZ: MSVMDSIEIQSILPHRYPFLLVDRIRELDPDRRIVGIKNVTINEPFFQGHFPGRPVMPGVLILEALAQVGGVLAFKSLGSVGRPVVYLTGIDAAKFRKPVVPGDILRLEVDVLKKRAPFWKMQGKAFVDTELVCEAEVTAMVTDEKPAGAQ, from the coding sequence ATGTCAGTGATGGACAGTATTGAGATTCAATCGATTCTTCCCCACCGGTATCCGTTTTTGCTCGTCGATCGCATCCGTGAACTCGATCCGGATCGTCGCATCGTGGGGATCAAGAACGTCACGATCAATGAGCCGTTCTTCCAGGGGCATTTCCCGGGGCGGCCGGTCATGCCGGGAGTCTTGATCCTCGAGGCGTTGGCTCAGGTGGGCGGGGTCCTGGCGTTCAAGTCGCTTGGTTCCGTGGGCCGGCCGGTAGTCTATCTCACCGGAATCGACGCGGCGAAATTCCGGAAGCCCGTCGTGCCCGGAGATATTCTCCGGTTGGAGGTGGATGTCCTGAAGAAACGCGCACCCTTCTGGAAAATGCAGGGAAAGGCGTTTGTCGACACCGAGTTGGTCTGTGAAGCGGAAGTCACGGCGATGGTGACGGATGAAAAGCCGGCCGGCGCGCAGTGA